From Candidatus Atelocyanobacterium thalassa isolate ALOHA, a single genomic window includes:
- a CDS encoding pyridoxal phosphate-dependent aminotransferase yields the protein MNQLAARVKKITPSITLDIAAKAKQMKMQGIDVCSLSSGEPDFDTPQHIKNSAVLALQKGKTKYGPVSGELALKEAIVNKLKKDNKLDYTPDNIIVTNGGKHSLFSLMLALIESGDEVIIPAPYWLSYPEMVRLAQGTPVIVETQAETNYKITPKQLLKAITLKTKLFILNSPSNPTGAVYTYQEIKELAQIIVDNDIWVVSDEIYEKILYSKAEHTSIGAVGEDIFKKTIISNGFSKSYAMTGWRLGYLAGPNDLIKTVSTIQSHSTSNVCTFAQYGAIAALEEEESSKCVQEMLNAFTDRRNSILERIAAIPKISCPIPMGAFYVFIDISQISKSSIQFSDDLLEKYQVAVIPGQVFGNDNCIRISYATDLMSIEKGMNRIEEFIDTLK from the coding sequence ATGAATCAACTAGCGGCAAGAGTGAAGAAAATTACTCCCTCGATCACCCTTGATATTGCTGCTAAAGCTAAACAGATGAAGATGCAAGGTATAGACGTTTGTAGTCTTAGTTCGGGGGAACCAGACTTTGATACACCTCAACATATTAAAAACTCAGCAGTATTAGCTTTACAGAAAGGTAAAACTAAATATGGTCCGGTATCAGGTGAATTAGCGTTGAAAGAGGCTATAGTAAATAAATTAAAGAAAGATAACAAATTAGACTATACTCCCGACAACATTATTGTGACGAATGGAGGGAAACATTCATTATTTAGTCTAATGTTAGCCTTAATAGAGAGTGGAGACGAAGTGATTATTCCTGCTCCTTATTGGCTTAGTTACCCCGAGATGGTGAGATTAGCTCAAGGTACACCTGTTATTGTAGAGACTCAAGCAGAAACAAATTATAAAATTACACCTAAGCAATTATTAAAGGCCATTACTTTAAAAACAAAATTGTTTATTCTAAATTCTCCGTCTAATCCTACTGGTGCAGTTTATACATATCAGGAAATTAAGGAATTGGCACAAATAATCGTAGACAATGATATATGGGTTGTTTCTGACGAAATTTATGAAAAGATTCTTTATTCTAAAGCAGAACATACTAGTATTGGCGCAGTAGGTGAAGATATCTTTAAAAAAACAATTATTAGTAATGGATTTTCTAAAAGTTATGCTATGACAGGATGGCGTCTTGGTTATTTAGCAGGTCCAAATGACTTAATTAAAACTGTAAGTACTATTCAAAGTCATAGTACCTCTAATGTTTGTACTTTTGCTCAGTATGGAGCTATTGCTGCTTTAGAAGAAGAGGAATCTTCGAAGTGTGTTCAAGAAATGTTAAATGCCTTTACAGATCGTCGTAATAGTATTCTTGAAAGAATTGCAGCCATTCCAAAAATAAGTTGTCCCATCCCAATGGGAGCATTTTATGTATTCATTGATATTAGTCAAATAAGTAAAAGTTCTATACAGTTTTCAGATGATTTATTGGAAAAATACCAAGTTGCTGTTATTCCGGGACAAGTATTCGGTAACGATAATTGTATCCGTATTTCTTATGCCACTGACCTAATGTCTATTGAAAAAGGAATGAATAGAATAGAAGAATTTATTGATACACTTAAGTAA
- a CDS encoding NADH-quinone oxidoreductase subunit M → MSVLSCLIWLPLLSAILIIFFFKQQDSNYCRLFAIFISIILLILTLVIIFKFNINDPEIQFYESFLWIKKIGLNYSLGVDGLSLPLLCLNNLLTLITIYSSGKNIQKQNFYYGLIFILNSGISGAFLSQDLLLFLIFYELETIPLYFLLVIWGGIKRDYASIKFLIYTSISGILVLISFLGLVWLAEIPTFNYWSLRSHSLSLTHQLFLLIPLLIGLSIKIPIVPFHSWLPDTHVEASTPVSILLAGILLKLGTYGLLRFGIGLFPDGWVFLSPVLATLAVVSALYGASCAIAQKDMKKVVAYSSIAHMAYILLASSASTPLSLNAAVFQMISHGLISALLFLLVGIVYEKTGSRDVDFLSGLFNSQHGLPITGSLIILGVMASSGIPGMIGFIAEFLVFRGSFPVFPIQTLLCLIGSGLTAVYFLLMVNRVFFGRLTPRLVNIPRIYWSERSPALLLTVLIITLGIQPNWLLRWSETSINILLIK, encoded by the coding sequence TTGTCAGTCCTTAGTTGCTTAATTTGGTTACCTTTATTAAGTGCTATTTTAATAATATTTTTTTTTAAACAGCAAGATAGTAACTATTGTCGTTTATTTGCTATTTTTATATCAATTATTTTATTGATTTTAACTTTAGTTATTATTTTCAAATTTAATATAAACGATCCAGAAATACAGTTTTATGAATCTTTTCTCTGGATAAAAAAGATTGGTTTAAACTATAGCCTAGGAGTTGATGGACTGTCTTTACCACTGTTGTGCCTTAATAATTTACTTACTTTAATTACTATCTATAGTAGCGGTAAAAACATACAGAAACAGAATTTTTATTACGGATTAATATTCATTTTAAATAGTGGTATATCTGGAGCTTTCTTATCACAAGATTTACTATTATTTTTGATTTTTTATGAATTAGAAACTATTCCATTATATTTTTTGCTCGTAATTTGGGGCGGAATTAAACGTGATTATGCTTCTATTAAGTTTTTAATATATACATCTATTTCTGGAATTCTTGTTTTGATATCTTTCTTAGGATTAGTATGGTTAGCAGAAATCCCTACATTTAATTATTGGTCTTTACGTTCTCATTCGTTATCCCTTACACATCAACTATTCTTATTAATTCCATTATTGATTGGCCTAAGTATTAAAATTCCTATTGTTCCTTTTCATTCTTGGTTACCAGATACACATGTAGAGGCTTCAACACCTGTTTCCATTTTACTAGCAGGAATCTTGCTAAAGTTAGGTACTTATGGTCTACTACGTTTTGGGATTGGCTTATTTCCAGATGGATGGGTATTTTTATCTCCTGTATTGGCAACTTTAGCCGTCGTTAGTGCGTTATATGGAGCTTCTTGTGCTATTGCACAAAAAGATATGAAAAAAGTAGTTGCTTACTCTTCTATTGCTCATATGGCCTATATACTACTAGCATCATCTGCAAGTACTCCACTAAGTTTAAATGCTGCTGTTTTTCAGATGATTAGTCACGGATTAATTTCTGCTTTATTATTTCTTCTTGTAGGGATTGTTTATGAAAAAACAGGCAGTCGTGATGTGGACTTTTTGTCAGGTCTATTCAATTCACAGCACGGTTTACCTATTACAGGAAGTTTAATTATTCTTGGGGTAATGGCAAGTTCTGGTATCCCTGGAATGATTGGTTTTATAGCAGAATTTTTAGTATTTCGAGGTAGCTTTCCTGTTTTTCCAATTCAGACTTTACTATGTTTAATAGGTAGCGGGTTAACAGCAGTATATTTTTTATTAATGGTAAATCGTGTTTTTTTTGGAAGATTGACTCCAAGATTGGTTAACATTCCTCGTATATACTGGTCTGAAAGATCTCCAGCATTACTTTTAACAGTTTTAATTATAACATTGGGAATTCAGCCTAACTGGCTATTGCGTTGGAGTGAAACTTCAATAAATATTTTACTAATAAAATAA
- a CDS encoding NAD(P)H-quinone oxidoreductase subunit F — MSTFFLDNSWLIPFYGLIGTLLSLPWSINITLRAGPLFGAYLNLLMSFLAFVHNSFAFILIWKTPVQHLVFDWLNVAKLHLSLSVELSPISLGALELITCISFLSQIYALGYMEKDSSLARFLGMMGIFEASLGGIALSDSLLLSYGLLEILTLSTYLLVGFWYAQPLVKTAARDAFLTKRVGDIFFFMGLVALSSYGEGLTFSELEVWASNTSISMLNVTLLGLSLIAGLTGKCAQFPLNLWLDKAMEGPNPASIMRNSIVVSAGAYVLIKLQPIFALSSIASNVLIVLGIVTSIGTSLIAMAQIDIKRALCHSTSTYLGLVFIAVGLGHIDVAFLLICAHLIPKALLFMSVGSIVFTTNSQNITEMGGLWSKMPVTTIAFLTGSSGLVALFPMGMFWTWKIWFDNYWSISFYYLLVTLTIINMLCAFNLTRIFCTVFLGVSQNKTKRTPEVGWLMSFPMIILIIFVLIEPIIPMHLVLQVSSIMNSVCFTIILSGLFGCLLGAKYRVSSKKFTNLWLHFFQDIFAHDFYLEQVYALTIVGLVKNISRITSWFDSYIIDGLNNLISYIVFFSSSILKYANSGQLQLYVLTIFTGLWFSILIWLFLLRNQLLLISNIDYFS, encoded by the coding sequence ATGAGTACTTTTTTCCTGGATAATAGTTGGCTAATTCCGTTTTATGGTTTGATAGGTACGCTACTTTCTCTACCTTGGTCAATCAATATTACTCTAAGAGCTGGGCCTCTTTTCGGAGCTTATCTAAACTTGTTAATGAGTTTTTTAGCATTTGTTCACAACTCTTTTGCTTTTATTTTAATTTGGAAAACACCAGTTCAACACTTGGTTTTTGATTGGTTAAATGTAGCTAAATTACATTTATCTTTATCTGTTGAATTATCTCCTATTAGTTTAGGAGCTTTGGAGCTCATTACTTGTATTAGTTTTTTATCTCAAATATATGCTTTAGGTTACATGGAAAAAGATTCCTCTTTAGCTCGTTTCTTGGGAATGATGGGAATTTTTGAAGCATCTTTGGGAGGTATTGCTCTCAGTGATTCTTTATTGTTAAGTTATGGGCTCTTAGAAATTTTAACTTTATCTACTTATCTTTTGGTAGGTTTTTGGTATGCTCAACCACTGGTGAAAACGGCAGCAAGAGACGCTTTTTTAACCAAAAGAGTAGGAGATATATTTTTTTTTATGGGGTTAGTAGCCCTATCAAGTTATGGAGAAGGGTTGACTTTTTCCGAATTAGAAGTCTGGGCTTCAAATACTTCAATCTCAATGTTAAACGTAACTTTATTGGGATTATCACTGATTGCAGGATTAACAGGGAAATGTGCCCAGTTTCCTTTGAATTTGTGGTTAGACAAAGCTATGGAGGGACCTAATCCTGCGAGTATAATGAGAAATTCTATAGTTGTGTCTGCCGGAGCTTATGTTCTTATAAAGTTACAGCCAATTTTTGCCTTATCGTCTATAGCTTCTAACGTATTAATTGTTTTAGGAATTGTCACTAGTATTGGTACTTCTTTAATAGCCATGGCTCAAATAGATATTAAAAGGGCTTTATGTCACTCTACGAGCACCTACTTAGGTTTAGTATTTATTGCTGTCGGTTTAGGCCATATTGATGTTGCTTTTTTATTAATATGCGCACACTTAATTCCAAAAGCACTACTATTTATGAGTGTTGGATCTATTGTTTTCACTACAAATAGTCAAAATATTACCGAAATGGGAGGCCTATGGTCAAAAATGCCAGTTACAACTATCGCTTTTTTGACTGGTTCAAGTGGTTTAGTGGCATTATTTCCTATGGGCATGTTTTGGACATGGAAAATTTGGTTTGATAATTATTGGAGTATTTCTTTTTATTATTTATTAGTTACTTTAACTATTATCAATATGTTGTGTGCTTTTAACTTAACTAGAATTTTTTGTACTGTTTTTTTAGGGGTTTCTCAAAATAAAACGAAACGAACACCAGAGGTCGGCTGGCTTATGTCATTTCCGATGATAATTTTGATAATTTTTGTTTTAATTGAGCCTATTATACCTATGCATTTGGTATTACAGGTATCTTCAATAATGAATTCAGTATGTTTTACTATCATTTTATCAGGTTTGTTTGGCTGTTTGCTTGGAGCTAAGTACAGAGTATCTAGTAAAAAGTTTACTAATTTATGGTTACATTTTTTTCAAGATATATTTGCTCACGATTTTTATTTAGAACAAGTTTATGCCCTAACTATTGTGGGCTTAGTTAAAAATATTTCACGTATAACATCTTGGTTTGATAGTTATATTATTGATGGCCTTAATAATTTAATTAGTTATATAGTTTTCTTCAGTAGTAGTATCCTAAAATATGCTAATTCAGGACAATTACAACTGTATGTGTTAACAATATTTACAGGACTATGGTTTAGTATACTTATATGGCTCTTCTTACTCAGAAATCAGTTATTATTAATTTCTAACATTGATTATTTTTCTTGA
- the cbiD gene encoding cobalt-precorrin-5B (C(1))-methyltransferase CbiD, whose translation MNNIIASSGYTLPVFACASSIAALFRLQNRKINDEIYLDLVEPSTIITVPINQVVKIHQNKSLAITESNPGDNLDLTRNTPIWVIVELKKRNHNQTQIVIKGGEGVGKQIHNGFKDAIYFYAEKLLKYNLQFYLTSTEKIIVTIILPEGKKLAKQTSNESFGIVQGLSLLGTSGIARPLSTISQLHNCQKELQKKSQETDTLVFCLGENGLFVAKKIGIHSQNIIKTANWIGPLLIMAGAERINSILLFGYHGKLIKLAGGIFNTHHHLADGRLEVLITHGVKVGLPPKNLQSLFKCQTAEDALNFLRKLDKETNNQWGNKIYQSIAETIDKKAQAYINKHVSFNVTIGSILFKRDRTIVVSSSTGKFLLKKLIQV comes from the coding sequence ATGAACAATATCATAGCTTCCTCTGGCTATACGTTACCTGTTTTTGCTTGCGCATCATCAATCGCAGCCTTGTTCAGATTACAAAATAGAAAAATTAATGACGAGATTTATCTTGATCTAGTTGAACCATCAACAATAATAACTGTTCCTATTAATCAAGTAGTCAAAATTCACCAAAATAAATCTTTAGCAATTACTGAGAGTAATCCAGGTGATAATCTTGATTTAACTAGAAATACTCCTATTTGGGTAATAGTAGAATTAAAAAAACGTAATCATAATCAAACACAAATTGTTATAAAAGGAGGAGAAGGTGTTGGCAAACAGATTCATAATGGCTTTAAGGATGCCATTTATTTCTATGCCGAAAAACTATTAAAATATAATTTACAATTTTATCTGACTTCTACGGAAAAAATTATAGTTACGATCATCCTGCCAGAAGGTAAAAAACTTGCAAAACAAACTTCAAATGAATCCTTTGGAATAGTTCAAGGATTATCACTATTGGGTACTTCTGGCATAGCTAGACCTTTAAGTACAATTAGCCAATTGCACAATTGTCAAAAAGAATTACAAAAAAAATCTCAAGAAACTGATACTTTAGTATTTTGCCTAGGAGAAAATGGTTTATTTGTAGCTAAAAAAATAGGTATTCATTCTCAGAATATAATCAAGACAGCTAATTGGATAGGGCCATTATTGATAATGGCTGGAGCCGAAAGAATTAACTCTATTTTATTGTTCGGATATCATGGAAAGTTAATTAAACTTGCAGGGGGTATTTTTAACACTCATCATCACTTAGCAGATGGACGATTAGAAGTATTAATTACTCATGGAGTCAAGGTAGGATTACCACCTAAGAATCTACAAAGTTTATTTAAATGTCAAACAGCAGAAGATGCTCTAAATTTTTTAAGAAAGTTAGATAAAGAAACAAATAATCAATGGGGTAATAAAATTTATCAATCAATTGCTGAAACAATTGATAAAAAAGCACAAGCTTATATTAATAAACATGTTAGTTTTAACGTCACTATAGGATCAATTCTTTTTAAACGGGATAGGACCATTGTGGTATCTAGTAGTACAGGGAAGTTTTTATTGAAGAAATTAATACAAGTATAA
- the trhO gene encoding oxygen-dependent tRNA uridine(34) hydroxylase TrhO, with protein sequence MSYTIATFYKFIFLPEYTEKKQLLLKFCQDHSIKGTILLSQEGINATIAGIPEDIQATINYLKKDNYFLDLDVKYSTSSYLPFKRMKVRLKKEIVTLGMTDIDPEQQVGTYVAPENWNNILEDKEIIVIDTRNIYEIAIGTFKGAINPNTHFFREFPDYVRNYLNPNKHKKVAMFCTGGIRCEKASSYLLKKGFKEVFHLKGGVLNYLKNISKSQSLWQGECFVFDERVAVQHKLEKGNYKMCKGCGYPLLNKSDLFDCSEKNNSCPHCDSSLNIKERL encoded by the coding sequence ATGTCTTATACCATCGCAACTTTTTACAAATTTATTTTTTTGCCTGAATATACTGAAAAAAAGCAATTATTACTTAAATTCTGCCAAGATCACAGTATTAAAGGAACTATATTGCTGTCTCAGGAAGGAATAAACGCTACTATTGCAGGAATTCCTGAAGATATCCAAGCAACTATTAACTATTTAAAGAAAGATAATTATTTTCTGGATTTAGATGTCAAGTATTCTACTTCTTCTTATCTTCCTTTTAAACGTATGAAAGTTAGGTTAAAGAAAGAGATAGTAACATTAGGGATGACTGATATTGATCCTGAACAACAGGTGGGAACTTATGTTGCTCCTGAAAATTGGAATAATATACTTGAAGATAAAGAAATTATTGTAATCGATACAAGAAATATTTATGAAATAGCAATTGGTACTTTTAAAGGTGCAATTAATCCCAATACTCATTTTTTTAGGGAATTTCCTGACTATGTTAGAAATTATTTAAATCCTAATAAACATAAAAAGGTTGCTATGTTTTGTACTGGAGGAATAAGATGTGAAAAAGCTTCATCATACTTATTAAAAAAAGGATTTAAAGAAGTTTTTCATCTCAAAGGGGGAGTTCTAAATTATTTGAAGAACATCTCTAAATCTCAAAGTTTATGGCAAGGCGAATGTTTCGTTTTTGATGAAAGGGTTGCTGTTCAACATAAATTAGAAAAAGGAAACTATAAAATGTGTAAAGGATGTGGTTATCCCTTACTTAATAAGTCTGATTTGTTTGATTGTTCTGAAAAAAACAACTCTTGCCCTCATTGTGATTCTAGTCTAAATATCAAGGAAAGATTATGA
- the ribBA gene encoding bifunctional 3,4-dihydroxy-2-butanone-4-phosphate synthase/GTP cyclohydrolase II, which produces MNASRNLIFEFDSIEAALADIKVGRAVIVVDDENRENEGDLICAAQFATPSIINFMATEARGLVCLAMNGKQLDDLDLPLMVTKNTDSNQTAFTVSIDASPHFGVTTGISAEDRSKTIQIAIDPSTQPEDLTRPGHIFPIRAKVGGVLKRAGHTEAAVDLSRLAGLYPAGVICEIQNLDGSMARLPELIDYGKKHNLKLISIADLISYRLQHDRFVYRETVCQFPSKFGTFRLYAYRNVLDNTEHVAIVKGEPDKFKEHPVMVRMHSECLTGDALGSLRCDCRMQLQTALKKIEEAQAGVVVYLRQEGRGIGLINKLKAYSLQDIGLDTVEANERLGFPADLRDYGMGAQMLNDLGIKKIRLITNNPRKIAGLKGYGLEIVERLPLLIESNYYNSNYLATKAEKLGHLLLRTYLVTVAIEWKIEINSVAEHYQNLEQIRDLSRSVELFLQEEVRPVANALFEQPSIIFHLGFKQVQTINKNWYCDPNHVNVKAITQVLDNLVSWTSVKRLEFLISSEDDPMSGLQVGIKRHIFPLSKSPSQCTNPWEQQTIYSFTL; this is translated from the coding sequence GTGAATGCCTCACGAAACCTGATTTTTGAATTTGATTCTATAGAAGCTGCTTTAGCCGATATTAAAGTTGGTCGTGCTGTCATCGTTGTAGATGATGAAAACCGAGAAAATGAAGGTGATCTTATTTGTGCTGCTCAGTTTGCTACTCCCAGCATTATAAATTTTATGGCAACGGAAGCAAGGGGATTAGTATGTTTAGCTATGAATGGAAAACAATTAGATGATCTAGATCTTCCTCTAATGGTTACTAAAAATACTGATAGTAACCAAACTGCTTTTACTGTAAGTATTGATGCTTCACCTCATTTCGGTGTTACTACTGGCATTTCTGCAGAGGATAGATCCAAAACTATTCAAATTGCTATTGATCCTAGTACACAGCCTGAAGATTTAACTCGTCCTGGTCATATTTTCCCGATTCGTGCAAAAGTTGGAGGAGTACTTAAACGAGCTGGCCATACTGAAGCAGCTGTAGATTTATCTAGATTAGCAGGCTTGTATCCGGCTGGTGTAATTTGTGAAATACAAAACCTAGATGGTTCAATGGCTCGCCTTCCAGAATTGATTGATTATGGGAAAAAACATAATTTAAAACTTATTAGTATTGCAGATTTAATTAGTTATCGTCTGCAACATGATCGTTTCGTATATAGAGAAACAGTTTGTCAATTTCCAAGTAAGTTTGGAACTTTTCGACTTTATGCTTATAGAAATGTATTAGACAATACAGAACATGTTGCAATTGTTAAAGGAGAACCTGATAAGTTTAAAGAACACCCAGTAATGGTAAGAATGCATTCTGAATGCTTGACAGGTGATGCTTTGGGATCATTGCGTTGTGACTGTAGAATGCAATTACAAACTGCACTAAAGAAAATAGAAGAAGCACAAGCGGGTGTTGTTGTTTATCTTAGACAAGAAGGTAGAGGGATTGGATTAATAAATAAGTTAAAAGCTTATTCATTACAAGATATAGGCCTTGATACTGTAGAAGCAAATGAAAGATTAGGATTTCCTGCAGACTTAAGAGATTATGGCATGGGAGCTCAGATGCTTAATGATTTAGGCATAAAAAAAATTCGTCTTATCACTAATAATCCAAGAAAAATTGCAGGACTGAAAGGATATGGATTAGAAATAGTTGAACGTCTTCCATTATTAATAGAATCTAATTACTATAATTCAAATTATTTAGCAACAAAAGCAGAGAAACTAGGACATTTACTTTTACGAACTTACCTGGTAACTGTTGCTATTGAATGGAAAATAGAAATTAATTCAGTTGCAGAACATTATCAAAATTTAGAGCAAATACGTGACCTGAGTCGTTCTGTAGAACTCTTTTTACAAGAAGAAGTTAGACCAGTAGCAAATGCTTTATTTGAACAACCTTCAATAATATTTCACCTAGGATTTAAACAAGTTCAAACGATTAATAAAAACTGGTATTGTGATCCTAATCATGTCAATGTAAAAGCTATTACACAAGTTCTTGATAATTTAGTAAGTTGGACAAGTGTTAAGCGACTAGAATTTTTGATTTCTTCTGAAGATGATCCTATGTCAGGCTTGCAAGTTGGTATTAAACGTCATATATTTCCTTTAAGTAAAAGCCCTTCCCAGTGCACTAATCCCTGGGAGCAACAGACTATTTATAGTTTTACTTTATGA
- a CDS encoding metallophosphoesterase family protein — MLYKRRSFLVIIGSMFGGKVFSLIHNFLIRNKNINIQKQNLNFLSKVLSVSPSAAASDLPNILKQEIRVVVISDLNGEYGTTSYAPEVIKSISLIKQWKPDLVLCAGDMIAGQKYSLTKKQIQSMWMAFNNNIALPLKQLKIPFGFSLGNHDASGAMYRDQLTFYKERIIASKFWNNSQRNLRLNFIDKSKFPFYYTFNQNNIFYLVLDASTHIISKEQLTWIEHSLKSLESKQAKLRFVIGHLPLFPIAVGRNNNGNFIKNGEKLQFLLEKYDVHTYISGHHHAYYPGKKGKLELLYSGALGGGPRRLLNSKLPPIKTLTVINISLLLKETKYITYNMNNLEILDIKTLPKLIGNVKRKDISSSKIINTI; from the coding sequence ATGCTTTATAAACGCCGTAGCTTTTTGGTAATTATAGGAAGTATGTTCGGAGGAAAAGTTTTTTCTTTGATACATAACTTTTTAATTCGTAATAAAAATATTAATATTCAAAAACAAAACTTAAATTTTTTAAGCAAAGTATTATCCGTATCTCCTAGCGCTGCTGCTTCTGATTTGCCAAATATTCTAAAACAAGAAATAAGAGTAGTTGTTATTAGTGATCTTAATGGTGAATATGGAACGACTAGCTATGCTCCAGAAGTTATTAAAAGTATATCTTTAATCAAGCAGTGGAAACCTGATTTAGTTCTATGTGCAGGAGATATGATTGCTGGTCAGAAGTATTCTTTAACCAAAAAGCAAATACAATCAATGTGGATGGCTTTTAATAATAATATTGCTTTACCTTTAAAGCAATTAAAGATACCGTTTGGATTTTCTCTTGGTAATCATGATGCTTCAGGAGCAATGTATAGAGATCAATTAACCTTTTATAAAGAAAGAATTATAGCTTCCAAATTTTGGAATAATTCCCAACGTAACCTTAGATTAAATTTTATTGATAAAAGCAAATTTCCTTTTTATTATACTTTTAATCAAAACAATATATTTTATTTAGTTTTAGATGCTTCTACTCATATTATCTCTAAGGAACAATTAACTTGGATTGAGCATAGTTTAAAAAGTTTAGAGTCTAAACAAGCAAAACTTCGTTTTGTCATTGGTCACCTTCCCCTTTTTCCCATCGCAGTAGGAAGAAATAATAACGGTAATTTCATTAAAAATGGGGAAAAATTACAATTTTTATTAGAAAAATATGATGTTCATACTTATATTAGTGGTCATCATCATGCTTACTATCCTGGTAAAAAAGGTAAGTTAGAACTACTCTATAGTGGAGCATTAGGAGGTGGTCCTCGTAGATTGTTAAATAGTAAACTGCCTCCTATAAAAACATTAACAGTAATTAATATTTCTCTATTATTAAAAGAAACAAAATATATTACTTACAATATGAATAATCTAGAAATTTTAGATATTAAAACGTTACCAAAATTAATTGGTAACGTTAAAAGAAAAGATATATCTTCTTCAAAAATAATTAACACCATATAG